The Crocinitomicaceae bacterium genome includes a region encoding these proteins:
- a CDS encoding response regulator transcription factor encodes MSGKIKAILADDEESARDVLENLLKRFCPDIELVGKYENLENAVQAIKEHKPDLVFLDIEMPNYAGYEIVRFFDTIDFEIIFITAYDSYAVKAFEVAALDYLLKPIDIERLKNAVQRAKSRIGKSSLDENLNVLEKTIKNKHISNILIAEKGIQHVVDIDQIIAIEAQESYCFLYTGSKKFLVSKNLRHFENILQDHPNFFRTHKSWIVNKKHLISFSNSDNSITLNGNIEARLSKYRKEEFDQFLA; translated from the coding sequence ATGAGTGGTAAAATCAAAGCCATATTAGCCGATGACGAAGAAAGCGCAAGAGACGTTTTGGAAAATCTATTGAAGAGATTTTGTCCTGATATTGAATTAGTGGGTAAGTATGAGAATTTAGAAAACGCGGTGCAGGCAATTAAAGAGCATAAGCCTGATCTTGTTTTTCTGGATATTGAAATGCCCAATTATGCCGGTTATGAAATTGTTCGCTTTTTTGATACCATTGATTTTGAAATCATCTTTATAACTGCGTATGATTCGTACGCGGTGAAGGCGTTTGAAGTTGCTGCGCTGGATTACCTGCTGAAACCAATTGATATTGAACGCTTGAAAAATGCAGTTCAACGCGCTAAGTCTCGCATTGGAAAAAGTTCTCTGGATGAAAATTTGAACGTATTAGAAAAAACCATCAAAAACAAACATATCTCCAATATACTTATTGCTGAAAAAGGCATTCAACACGTGGTTGACATAGATCAAATCATAGCCATTGAAGCGCAGGAATCATATTGCTTTTTATACACCGGCAGTAAAAAATTTCTGGTCAGTAAAAATTTGCGTCATTTTGAAAATATTCTGCAAGATCATCCTAATTTTTTCAGAACACATAAATCGTGGATTGTCAATAAAAAACATTTGATCTCCTTCTCAAATTCAGACAATTCAATCACTTTAAATGGTAATATTGAAGCAAGATTGAGTAAATATAGGAAAGAAGAATTTGATCAGTTTCTTGCTTGA
- a CDS encoding histidine kinase has product MNWLKTYATIFGITFCLKSVFAQDVQPAYFIFGEEEFKGAQIYDIIQDRDLNFWFSTNEGLVFYDHYSFQKVSCADSRSLSYFNFVINQQGDIYCNNLNNQIFVLRNQSCELFYTLDNGESRADLRLMITPQNDLLVGGKYLILMDHTGKIKKRFANTKSYIGYPFLHQQNEIFVSALDADSVLIFANSEIQCKPIHYLNSTNPEQGVLFFFNCGKQVYAMNNATKTCYEFNTQTQELSIIETPESFNRSESVRFYHEGNYVWVAGTLPGIFQMISLEQSNQAVPFYNDYFISDVYQDFEGNILLGTFDKGVLVIPDLNVDDAFAEFKGDHVTCIEWLDDRGLLIGTSKGRIAVYRNGQFDFIHESGKRPIEVIVAKNGIDHFIFDDGQIRDYNFKNGNVTNLLLASLKDGVFDQQNNAYLATNIGLVKIDFTTALPHPLWIPELQFRNYSVAYDSINDHIFIATANGLFGMQDDSVYTIGDLSQPIFSSNLIWDKNKLYASLNEGGMMIWDEQEKLRKLDFRYENVSQIIFHFELIGEKIYALTSSGMLEFDLDGNFLDLTENRTGQNLKRVTDFVVLNDTLWISNADGFQRMSLLRGNEHAIIPALSITEILVNDQKINKESKGDFSSSQRKISFVLHCPTLKNKNNVQYQYRLLGYDSTWINQPYKLNEITFNALSSGDYEFQAKPMLNHQFGNMVTYPFSIAAPFYATAWFILSAVIVFILLVYFVYRYQLDALRKKTKQENELYASKLTAIRSQMNPHFIFNSLNSIQDLVLKGDVENSYTYITTFSNLVRRTLNYSDKEFIDFDQEIKLLELYLSLEKLRFKNDFTYELNTAEISDIVLPPMLIQPFIENALIHGLLHKKGDKKIIISFHLNDELICTVEDNGIGRTKAKEIKSRKTNQFESFSLKAIEKRFEILNATQHANGGFRYIDLIENGDVKGTRVEIRIPCKRRF; this is encoded by the coding sequence GTGAACTGGCTTAAAACATACGCAACAATTTTCGGAATCACCTTCTGTTTAAAGTCAGTGTTTGCTCAAGATGTTCAGCCCGCCTATTTCATATTTGGTGAAGAGGAATTCAAGGGAGCACAGATTTATGATATCATTCAAGATCGTGATTTGAACTTTTGGTTTTCTACCAATGAAGGGCTGGTCTTTTATGATCATTATTCTTTTCAAAAAGTTTCATGCGCTGATTCTCGCAGTTTGTCCTATTTCAATTTTGTCATTAATCAACAGGGTGATATTTATTGCAACAATTTAAATAATCAGATTTTTGTTCTGAGAAATCAATCATGTGAACTTTTTTATACGCTGGATAATGGCGAAAGCAGAGCTGATTTGCGGCTGATGATTACGCCACAGAATGACCTGCTTGTTGGTGGAAAATATCTCATATTGATGGATCATACCGGAAAAATAAAAAAGAGATTTGCCAATACAAAATCCTACATCGGATATCCGTTTTTACATCAACAGAATGAGATTTTTGTTTCAGCATTGGATGCCGATTCTGTTTTGATTTTTGCAAATTCTGAAATTCAATGTAAACCTATCCATTATTTAAATTCAACAAATCCTGAACAGGGAGTGTTATTTTTTTTTAATTGCGGAAAGCAAGTGTACGCTATGAATAATGCTACTAAAACATGTTATGAATTCAATACACAAACGCAGGAATTATCAATCATTGAAACACCTGAATCATTTAATCGCAGCGAATCAGTAAGGTTTTATCATGAAGGTAATTATGTTTGGGTTGCTGGTACTTTACCCGGCATTTTTCAAATGATTTCACTTGAACAAAGTAATCAAGCGGTACCATTTTATAATGATTATTTTATCTCAGATGTTTATCAGGATTTTGAAGGGAATATTTTACTCGGAACTTTTGATAAAGGTGTTTTGGTAATTCCTGATTTGAATGTAGATGACGCATTTGCAGAATTTAAAGGTGATCATGTAACCTGCATTGAATGGCTTGACGACCGTGGTTTATTGATTGGCACATCTAAAGGGCGGATTGCTGTGTATCGCAATGGGCAGTTTGATTTTATTCATGAGAGTGGTAAGCGACCCATTGAAGTTATTGTGGCAAAAAATGGAATTGATCATTTTATTTTTGATGACGGACAAATCAGAGATTATAATTTTAAAAATGGCAATGTTACAAATTTGCTTCTTGCATCACTGAAAGATGGCGTATTTGATCAGCAAAATAATGCGTACCTAGCTACTAATATTGGGCTTGTGAAAATTGACTTTACAACTGCTTTGCCACATCCTTTATGGATTCCGGAATTGCAATTCAGAAATTATTCAGTAGCGTATGACTCAATCAATGATCATATTTTTATTGCAACAGCAAATGGTTTATTTGGCATGCAAGATGATTCGGTTTACACCATAGGAGATCTAAGCCAGCCGATTTTTTCATCTAACTTAATTTGGGATAAAAATAAACTGTATGCTTCTTTGAATGAAGGCGGAATGATGATTTGGGATGAACAAGAAAAACTTAGAAAACTTGATTTCAGGTATGAAAATGTATCTCAGATCATTTTTCATTTTGAACTAATAGGAGAAAAAATATATGCACTCACCTCATCAGGCATGCTGGAGTTTGATTTGGACGGAAATTTTTTGGATTTAACTGAAAACCGCACAGGACAAAACCTGAAGCGTGTGACTGATTTTGTTGTACTAAACGACACCTTGTGGATAAGCAATGCAGATGGGTTTCAGCGAATGTCACTTTTGCGCGGGAATGAGCATGCAATTATTCCAGCTCTTAGCATTACCGAAATTTTGGTGAATGATCAGAAAATTAACAAGGAGAGTAAAGGTGATTTTTCATCTTCTCAACGGAAGATAAGTTTTGTGTTGCATTGCCCAACCCTGAAAAATAAAAACAATGTACAATACCAATATCGCTTGCTTGGATATGATTCAACCTGGATCAATCAACCGTATAAACTGAATGAAATTACCTTCAATGCCTTGTCATCCGGTGATTATGAGTTTCAAGCAAAACCAATGCTCAATCATCAATTTGGCAATATGGTAACCTATCCATTTTCTATTGCTGCACCATTCTATGCCACGGCATGGTTTATTCTTTCTGCAGTGATAGTTTTTATTTTACTGGTGTATTTTGTTTATCGTTATCAGTTAGATGCCCTGCGCAAAAAAACAAAACAGGAAAATGAGTTGTACGCATCAAAACTAACGGCAATCCGGTCGCAAATGAATCCGCATTTTATTTTCAATTCGCTGAATTCTATTCAAGATTTAGTTTTGAAAGGTGATGTAGAAAATTCTTATACTTATATCACTACTTTTTCTAATTTGGTAAGACGCACGCTTAATTATTCTGACAAAGAATTTATTGATTTTGATCAGGAAATTAAATTATTAGAATTATATCTCTCACTTGAAAAATTACGATTTAAAAATGATTTTACTTATGAGTTGAATACCGCAGAAATATCTGATATTGTATTACCGCCTATGCTTATTCAGCCATTCATTGAGAACGCCTTGATTCATGGTTTACTGCATAAAAAAGGAGATAAAAAAATCATCATATCATTTCATTTGAATGACGAATTAATTTGTACGGTTGAAGACAATGGCATTGGTCGTACAAAAGCAAAGGAAATTAAATCACGCAAAACAAATCAATTTGAATCGTTCTCACTCAAGGCAATTGAAAAGCGATTTGAAATATTAAATGCTACGCAACATGCCAATGGTGGCTTCAGGTATATTGATTTGATTGAAAATGGTGATGTAAAAGGCACACGGGTTGAGATTAGAATTCCGTGCAAACGAAGGTTTTAA
- a CDS encoding MvaI/BcnI restriction endonuclease family protein, whose amino-acid sequence MRQLTTLEISRIKLLTEKSVEICLIEPTGTGLEKSIMDATGSVRAYLKSKNINDFELQKQGQENKIQIASYLIGKNELTNSLASLYRPNTKKGDPRIWFKGLGAYSKANDILGIIAFEKRLYILNITQLDLHKLIESKITNPLQELVNEINQISNEVADELLILLNKIAAKGPVPAMLKADTAIGRTLETLLGIDINSSKKPDYKGIELKSYRDKRGNRKNLFAQVPDWHLSKFKSSAEILNAFGYSRGDDFKLYCTVSTLVRNSQGLKLKMDSEISQLIENSDKSNVGDFVVWGLETLHKRLLEKHNETFWIAADSVTFGGKEHFQYKKVEHTKKPIVSQFDILLEQGIITLDHLIKRKPTGSVVEKGPIFKIKPNALDLLFPPSQSYSLLSK is encoded by the coding sequence ATGAGGCAATTAACAACCCTTGAAATAAGCAGAATAAAACTTCTAACTGAAAAATCGGTAGAAATTTGTTTAATTGAACCAACTGGAACTGGACTTGAAAAGTCGATAATGGATGCTACTGGTTCGGTAAGAGCCTATTTGAAATCTAAGAATATCAATGATTTTGAATTACAGAAACAAGGTCAGGAAAATAAAATTCAAATAGCTTCATACTTGATTGGTAAGAATGAGTTGACAAATTCTTTAGCATCTTTGTATCGTCCTAATACTAAAAAAGGTGACCCACGAATATGGTTTAAAGGTTTAGGAGCATACTCGAAAGCAAATGACATTCTGGGCATAATTGCCTTTGAAAAAAGGCTATATATTTTGAATATTACTCAACTGGATTTACACAAACTAATTGAAAGTAAAATAACAAATCCGCTTCAGGAGTTGGTCAATGAAATAAATCAAATTTCTAATGAAGTTGCAGATGAGTTGTTGATACTCCTCAATAAAATTGCAGCAAAAGGCCCGGTTCCTGCAATGCTAAAAGCTGATACGGCAATCGGTAGAACGCTTGAAACACTTTTAGGAATTGATATAAATTCGTCAAAGAAACCAGATTACAAAGGGATTGAATTGAAGTCATATCGTGATAAACGAGGAAATCGGAAAAACCTTTTTGCACAAGTTCCTGACTGGCATTTAAGCAAATTCAAAAGTTCCGCCGAAATCTTAAACGCTTTTGGATATAGTCGTGGAGATGATTTTAAATTGTATTGCACCGTATCAACACTTGTCAGAAATTCACAAGGATTGAAATTGAAAATGGATAGCGAAATTAGTCAGCTGATTGAAAATTCAGATAAATCCAACGTTGGAGATTTTGTAGTCTGGGGTTTAGAAACTTTACATAAACGTCTACTTGAAAAGCACAATGAAACTTTTTGGATTGCTGCCGATTCTGTTACGTTTGGAGGAAAAGAACATTTCCAATATAAAAAAGTCGAGCACACGAAAAAACCGATTGTCTCGCAGTTCGATATATTATTAGAGCAAGGAATCATTACCCTTGACCATTTAATAAAAAGAAAGCCAACTGGAAGCGTTGTCGAGAAAGGGCCCATCTTTAAAATAAAACCAAATGCTTTGGATTTGCTGTTTCCACCAAGTCAATCTTATTCGTTATTGTCGAAATAA
- a CDS encoding DNA cytosine methyltransferase: MINVKFYLDKADKSKRFPIHLVIRQKDVQVKVATGEKILKKDWDNKNQVVKDSEYNHKSINKFLSFLMQEVEKYFNSVSHTHFTDRKVKEKILSLVNSRKVNTDVKMVCENLAEYEGKTKTTFVDLFAGAGGFSEGFLQAEYGNRYYDFLLGSDINENCELTHLARYNYQLGMDAEFLRQDITEPDFLDNLLKKLKGHQVDVVCGGPPCQSFSLAGKRKKFDKKDDLFAHYLNVIRVLRPKYFVMENVKGILTKEGGKIKEMILQEIKSIIDLKEFHQLIYFLSKLRKAEKEKIFTLDCYNLRMQFESANEKELEKYRENYIQIIENKFRLLTPKIADYKTSKTDVNINTIRHGFNLLKRSKELAYVRKKVILEKAHSDLDNDFFAEKFDSFLTAIESDSIIEQIHDAFKKLKPSKEYQAEIAEIISALEIYNFSFEECIQGLKPFVKALNAENEFEEILSHIRLYNIDQPFVALASNYGVPQNRERVLFIGCRKDQNLIKNVPPTVCENEKVTVFEALYDLDFVGNDDEKFSYETIDLKSRYNGTTEKMKALIKKRNIDGKPDDNKGLTYAEWSKKGRLNGRFSNAKNPFYVRSFEELENTLTHIVAPLHNHKTSKQNDDVVKRLEVILNTGDYDMAKKELKKIGLDSEKRNYNVLKPDSQSPTVMTIPDDYIHFSSPRALTVREMARLQSFDDSFVFQGKRSTGGNKRKFEVPQFTLVGNAVPPLMARAVALEILKNIK; the protein is encoded by the coding sequence ATGATAAATGTGAAGTTTTACCTAGATAAAGCCGATAAAAGTAAAAGGTTTCCAATACACCTTGTTATCAGGCAAAAGGATGTCCAAGTCAAAGTTGCAACTGGCGAAAAAATATTAAAAAAAGATTGGGACAATAAAAATCAGGTCGTCAAGGATTCTGAATACAATCATAAATCAATAAACAAGTTCTTATCGTTTTTGATGCAAGAAGTTGAAAAATATTTTAATTCAGTCTCACATACTCACTTTACAGATCGAAAGGTGAAAGAAAAGATTTTGTCATTAGTAAACAGCCGAAAAGTTAATACCGATGTGAAAATGGTTTGCGAGAATTTAGCAGAATATGAAGGAAAAACAAAAACAACATTTGTTGATTTATTTGCAGGTGCTGGAGGATTTAGTGAAGGCTTTTTACAAGCCGAATACGGAAATAGATATTATGATTTTTTATTAGGAAGCGATATAAACGAGAATTGCGAATTAACTCATCTTGCCCGATATAACTATCAACTTGGAATGGATGCAGAGTTTTTGCGACAAGATATAACCGAACCAGATTTTTTAGATAATTTACTAAAGAAATTGAAAGGTCATCAAGTTGACGTCGTTTGTGGTGGTCCACCGTGTCAAAGTTTTAGTTTAGCTGGTAAGCGTAAAAAGTTTGACAAGAAGGATGATTTGTTTGCTCACTACTTAAATGTAATTCGTGTGCTACGGCCGAAGTATTTTGTAATGGAAAATGTAAAAGGCATACTTACAAAAGAAGGTGGAAAAATAAAGGAAATGATTTTACAAGAAATCAAATCAATTATTGATTTAAAAGAATTTCATCAATTAATTTACTTCTTGTCGAAACTACGAAAAGCTGAAAAGGAGAAAATATTTACGCTTGACTGCTATAACTTACGAATGCAATTTGAATCAGCGAATGAAAAGGAGTTGGAAAAATATAGAGAGAATTATATTCAGATTATTGAGAATAAGTTTCGTTTACTAACTCCAAAAATTGCTGATTACAAAACAAGTAAAACTGATGTAAATATTAATACAATTCGACACGGTTTCAACCTATTGAAACGAAGTAAGGAGTTGGCTTATGTAAGAAAGAAAGTCATTTTAGAAAAAGCACACAGCGATTTGGACAATGATTTCTTTGCTGAAAAATTTGATTCGTTTTTGACAGCAATTGAATCAGATTCTATTATTGAACAAATACACGATGCGTTTAAAAAATTAAAACCTTCAAAAGAATATCAAGCTGAAATCGCTGAAATTATTTCAGCACTAGAAATTTACAATTTTTCGTTTGAAGAATGCATCCAAGGTCTTAAACCGTTTGTGAAAGCATTAAATGCAGAAAACGAATTCGAAGAAATATTATCTCACATAAGATTGTATAATATTGACCAGCCATTTGTTGCGTTGGCTTCAAATTACGGTGTTCCACAAAATCGTGAACGTGTTTTATTTATCGGTTGTCGTAAAGACCAAAATTTAATTAAAAATGTCCCACCAACGGTTTGTGAAAATGAAAAAGTAACAGTTTTTGAAGCATTGTATGATTTAGATTTTGTGGGGAACGATGATGAAAAATTCAGTTATGAAACGATTGATTTAAAGTCAAGATACAATGGTACAACTGAAAAAATGAAAGCATTAATAAAGAAAAGAAATATTGATGGAAAGCCAGATGATAATAAAGGATTAACATATGCTGAATGGTCAAAAAAAGGCCGTTTAAATGGAAGGTTTTCAAATGCCAAAAACCCATTTTATGTAAGGAGTTTCGAAGAACTTGAAAATACTTTAACGCACATAGTCGCTCCATTGCATAATCATAAGACAAGTAAGCAAAATGATGATGTTGTAAAAAGGTTAGAAGTCATTTTGAATACCGGTGATTATGATATGGCAAAAAAGGAACTCAAAAAAATTGGTCTTGATTCTGAAAAACGCAATTACAATGTGTTAAAACCAGATTCGCAAAGCCCTACTGTTATGACAATACCAGATGATTACATACATTTTTCAAGTCCACGAGCATTAACGGTTCGAGAAATGGCAAGATTGCAGTCCTTTGATGATTCATTTGTGTTTCAGGGAAAACGATCAACTGGCGGAAATAAACGTAAATTTGAAGTGCCACAATTTACATTAGTAGGTAATGCAGTTCCACCATTAATGGCACGTGCAGTGGCGTTGGAGATTTTAAAAAATATAAAATAA
- the mltG gene encoding endolytic transglycosylase MltG has translation MKKVIIIVLILAAGASAYIWGWPVYSMHFSKVKNTENKLLYIETGTTMDVLSKQLETEGIVDANTFSDFASYFEFDDAKIEPGKYQVTAGMKIKNLVYGLKNGNQELKDVTITFNNCDDLYELAGKVAPAIEADSTQLITYIMSPKTIEKYGFRNETIMSLFLPDTYEVGEWDMSAEEFVDFMAEQWKTFWNEERTKKRKELNLSESEIATLASILEAEQGIHSQEWKTIAGLYLNRLRLGMKLQADPTAKFCWGDELDGVQRLLEMHMQKDCPYNTYLYAGLPPGPIRIPSKKAIDAVLNAESHDYLYFCAKPDNSGLHAFAETYEQHLVNARKFWEYMDSK, from the coding sequence ATGAAAAAAGTAATCATCATAGTACTCATTCTGGCTGCTGGTGCCAGCGCTTATATTTGGGGATGGCCTGTATACAGCATGCATTTTTCTAAAGTAAAAAATACTGAAAATAAATTGCTGTACATTGAAACCGGAACCACCATGGATGTGCTATCAAAGCAGTTAGAAACAGAAGGAATTGTTGATGCCAATACATTCTCAGATTTTGCATCGTATTTTGAATTTGATGATGCAAAAATTGAACCCGGAAAATATCAAGTCACTGCCGGCATGAAAATTAAAAATCTGGTGTACGGTTTAAAAAATGGAAATCAAGAATTGAAAGATGTCACCATCACATTTAATAATTGTGATGATTTGTATGAGCTGGCGGGTAAGGTGGCACCGGCTATTGAAGCAGATTCTACCCAACTGATCACCTATATCATGTCTCCAAAAACAATTGAAAAATATGGATTCAGAAATGAAACTATCATGTCACTTTTTCTGCCGGATACTTATGAAGTAGGAGAGTGGGATATGAGTGCTGAAGAGTTTGTTGACTTCATGGCTGAGCAATGGAAAACTTTCTGGAATGAAGAGCGAACCAAAAAAAGAAAAGAACTTAATTTGTCTGAATCAGAAATTGCAACTTTAGCTTCTATTCTTGAAGCTGAGCAAGGTATACATTCTCAAGAGTGGAAAACAATTGCCGGCTTATATCTCAACAGGCTGCGTTTAGGAATGAAATTACAAGCTGATCCAACCGCGAAATTTTGCTGGGGTGATGAACTGGACGGAGTGCAGCGCCTGCTTGAAATGCACATGCAAAAAGATTGTCCGTATAATACTTACCTCTATGCAGGATTACCTCCGGGACCAATTCGTATTCCTTCAAAAAAAGCTATTGATGCGGTGCTTAACGCTGAGTCACATGATTATTTATATTTCTGTGCAAAGCCAGATAACAGTGGGTTGCATGCATTTGCTGAAACATACGAACAACATCTGGTAAATGCCAGAAAATTTTGGGAGTATATGGATTCTAAGTGA
- a CDS encoding GNAT family N-acetyltransferase: MKNCLQNGNIKLRALEPDDLDLILHWENNPEYWRVSNTLTPFSKDIIQQYVNAAQDIFAVKQVRLMIDDTAIQKTIGAIDLFDFDPRHQHAGTGILIDTLHRKNGAATSALNLLKTYARDVIGIRNLTARIHEDNLASIRLFEHNGFKRVGVLEKWHSHQGIWMDEFIYQCKLV, from the coding sequence ATGAAAAACTGCTTGCAAAACGGTAATATTAAACTCAGGGCGCTTGAACCTGATGATCTTGATCTTATTCTGCATTGGGAAAATAATCCTGAATATTGGCGCGTAAGTAATACGCTCACACCATTTTCTAAAGATATTATTCAACAATACGTTAATGCGGCGCAAGATATTTTTGCGGTCAAACAGGTGCGTTTGATGATTGATGATACAGCCATTCAAAAAACTATTGGTGCAATTGATTTATTTGATTTTGATCCTAGACATCAACACGCCGGTACCGGAATTCTAATTGATACACTTCATAGAAAAAACGGTGCAGCAACAAGCGCACTTAATTTACTTAAGACCTATGCACGAGATGTTATCGGTATTAGAAATCTCACGGCTCGCATTCATGAAGATAATCTGGCAAGCATCAGGCTGTTTGAACACAACGGATTTAAACGTGTAGGTGTACTTGAAAAATGGCATAGTCATCAAGGTATTTGGATGGATGAATTTATTTATCAATGTAAATTAGTGTAG
- a CDS encoding diaminopimelate epimerase — translation MIEFVKYHGTGNDFILIDNRSGHFEHDKKKFARKWCKRRFGVGSDGLIFIEKADMADFAMDFYNPDGSQSFCGNGSRCAVSYAHRLGIFQNARVSFTAIDGIHVADYSEEKISIKMKDVEKFQHLGTDLLIQTGSPHYVCFDEQNKKDIISFGKEIRYSDRFKEEGTNVNLVKTLSCNYIAVKTYERGVEDETFSCGTGVTACALAYAFRNELNFGTITVHVKGGSLSVKFERYENGYRNIWLEGPAQFVYQGIIHDEIA, via the coding sequence ATGATTGAATTTGTCAAATACCATGGCACCGGCAATGATTTTATTCTCATTGACAACCGTTCCGGTCATTTTGAGCACGACAAAAAAAAATTTGCACGCAAGTGGTGTAAACGCAGATTTGGTGTTGGGTCTGATGGTTTAATCTTTATTGAAAAAGCAGACATGGCAGATTTTGCTATGGATTTTTACAATCCTGACGGCAGCCAGAGTTTTTGTGGTAACGGTTCACGCTGTGCGGTAAGTTATGCGCACCGCTTGGGTATATTTCAAAATGCCCGTGTAAGTTTTACCGCTATTGATGGTATACATGTAGCTGATTATTCTGAAGAAAAGATATCCATTAAAATGAAAGATGTAGAAAAATTTCAGCACTTAGGCACTGATCTTTTGATACAAACCGGTTCACCTCATTATGTTTGTTTTGATGAGCAGAATAAAAAAGACATCATTTCATTTGGTAAAGAAATAAGGTATTCAGATCGGTTTAAAGAAGAAGGCACCAATGTGAATTTGGTAAAAACACTATCATGTAACTATATTGCGGTTAAAACGTATGAGAGGGGAGTAGAAGATGAGACTTTCTCATGTGGAACCGGGGTTACAGCTTGTGCATTGGCTTATGCGTTCAGAAATGAATTAAATTTTGGCACAATCACTGTTCATGTGAAGGGAGGTAGTCTCAGCGTAAAATTTGAACGATATGAGAATGGCTATCGCAACATCTGGCTGGAAGGGCCGGCCCAATTTGTATATCAGGGAATCATCCATGACGAAATTGCATAA
- a CDS encoding enoyl-CoA hydratase/isomerase family protein: MSSSTSNTLVHEIESGVGIIRLNRPEVFNSFNREMAIALQDILDIYEETHAVRAIYITGTGKAFCAGQDLVEATDSKGPKLQTIVRQHYNPIIERIRHIEKPIISAVNGVAAGAGANIALACDICVATESAGFIQAFSKIGLIPDSGGTFMLPRLIGFQKATALMMLGDKVMAKEAEAMGMIYKWYADASFADESMQLAKTLAQMPTKALGLTKRALNLSMISDLNTQLETEEEMQTMAGSSYDYKEGVAAFLEKRKPVFKGE, translated from the coding sequence ATGAGTTCATCTACATCAAACACCCTTGTGCATGAAATTGAATCAGGCGTTGGCATTATCAGACTTAATCGTCCTGAAGTATTCAACAGCTTTAACCGTGAAATGGCAATTGCCTTGCAAGATATTTTAGATATTTATGAAGAGACGCATGCGGTGCGCGCCATATATATAACCGGTACCGGTAAGGCATTTTGCGCCGGGCAAGATTTAGTTGAGGCAACCGACAGCAAAGGCCCTAAATTGCAAACCATCGTGCGGCAGCATTATAATCCGATAATTGAACGAATCAGACATATTGAAAAACCCATTATTTCAGCAGTGAATGGTGTTGCAGCAGGTGCAGGTGCAAATATTGCCTTGGCTTGTGATATATGTGTAGCAACAGAATCAGCAGGATTTATTCAGGCCTTTAGTAAAATTGGTTTGATACCTGATTCAGGCGGAACCTTTATGCTGCCTCGTTTGATAGGTTTTCAAAAAGCCACGGCACTCATGATGTTAGGTGATAAAGTAATGGCAAAAGAAGCTGAAGCCATGGGTATGATTTATAAATGGTATGCTGATGCAAGTTTTGCGGACGAGTCAATGCAACTTGCCAAAACACTGGCGCAAATGCCAACCAAAGCGTTGGGCTTAACCAAACGAGCGCTCAATTTGTCTATGATATCTGACCTAAATACACAACTTGAGACAGAAGAAGAAATGCAAACCATGGCAGGCTCAAGCTATGATTACAAAGAAGGAGTAGCTGCGTTTCTGGAAAAAAGAAAACCTGTATTTAAAGGAGAATAA